In the genome of Chryseobacterium oryzae, one region contains:
- a CDS encoding phosphoglycerate kinase yields the protein MKTIKDFNFKEKKALVRVDFNVPQDEKLHVTDNTRIVAVKPTVDKILADGGSVILMAHLGRPKGEVKDEFSLKHIVDEVSSVLGKEVKFVEECVGEKAEKAASELKAGEVLLLENLRFHNEEEKGDKDFAEKLSKLGDAYVNDAFGTAHRAHASTAVIADFFPSTKFFGLLMAKELQAIDKVLKSGEKPVTAILGGSKVSTKITIIENILPAVDNLIIGGGMSFTFIKALGGKIGKSIVEDDKLSLALEILEKAKQHNVKVYLPTDVIIADDFNNEAERKECDIYEIPENWQGLDAGPKSREIFNDVLLNSRTILWNGPIGVFEMSNFAAGTVALGESIAEATQLGAFSLVGGGDSVAFVKQFGYDDKVSYVSTGGGAMLESLEGLELPGVAAINK from the coding sequence ATGAAAACAATCAAAGATTTCAATTTTAAAGAAAAGAAAGCCCTTGTAAGAGTAGATTTTAATGTTCCTCAAGACGAGAAGCTTCATGTAACCGATAATACCAGAATTGTTGCGGTAAAACCTACTGTAGACAAAATATTGGCTGATGGTGGTTCTGTTATTCTTATGGCGCATTTAGGAAGACCAAAAGGAGAAGTAAAAGATGAATTTTCATTAAAACATATTGTAGATGAAGTTTCCAGTGTTTTAGGTAAAGAAGTTAAGTTTGTGGAAGAATGTGTAGGTGAAAAAGCTGAGAAAGCAGCTTCTGAATTGAAAGCTGGAGAAGTTCTTTTGCTTGAAAATCTGAGATTTCATAATGAAGAAGAAAAAGGGGATAAAGATTTTGCAGAAAAACTGTCTAAATTAGGAGATGCTTATGTAAATGATGCTTTTGGTACTGCACACAGAGCTCATGCTTCTACAGCGGTAATTGCTGATTTTTTTCCATCAACTAAATTTTTCGGTTTGCTAATGGCTAAAGAGCTTCAGGCTATTGATAAAGTTCTTAAAAGTGGAGAAAAACCTGTTACAGCTATATTGGGAGGTTCTAAAGTTTCAACCAAAATTACAATTATAGAGAATATTTTGCCCGCTGTAGACAATTTAATTATTGGTGGAGGGATGTCTTTTACTTTTATTAAAGCATTAGGCGGTAAGATTGGTAAATCTATTGTTGAAGATGATAAACTCTCTTTGGCATTAGAGATTTTGGAGAAAGCCAAACAACATAATGTAAAAGTTTATTTGCCTACTGATGTTATTATTGCAGATGATTTCAATAATGAAGCAGAAAGAAAAGAATGTGATATCTACGAAATTCCAGAAAATTGGCAAGGTTTAGATGCAGGCCCGAAATCCAGAGAAATTTTTAATGATGTATTGCTTAATTCAAGAACGATTCTTTGGAACGGTCCTATTGGAGTTTTTGAAATGTCTAATTTTGCGGCTGGAACAGTTGCATTGGGAGAAAGTATTGCAGAAGCGACTCAACTAGGTGCTTTCTCTTTAGTTGGAGGAGGAGACAGTGTAGCGTTTGTTAAGCAATTTGGATATGATGATAAAGTAAGCTATGTTTCTACCGGCGGTGGAGCAATGCTTGAAAGTTTAGAAGGATTGGAGCTTCCCGGAGTTGCAGCCATTAATAAATAA
- a CDS encoding class I SAM-dependent methyltransferase yields the protein MKIKDHFLTQEEFEIIETDTKGVFKTFPIPSNISRYYESEDYISHHQDSGSLKEKLYKFLQSFNLKYKRNILSERIKKGSKVLDYGCGAGEFVKFIENNFETFGFEPNDDARKSAENKISKAKILNDLDVIENNTLDAITLWHVFEHIENQEEMLDIFNKKLKEKGLLIIAVPNPTSYDAKHYKEYWAAYDVPRHIYHFSKNGMENLISKKSNWKLRKIKPLILDSFYISMLSEKYKKSPLFWLKAIVHGTISNVKALFSNEFSSLIYIIEKK from the coding sequence ATGAAAATAAAAGACCATTTTCTTACTCAGGAAGAATTTGAAATTATAGAAACAGATACAAAAGGAGTTTTCAAAACCTTCCCTATTCCATCTAATATTTCAAGATATTATGAGAGTGAAGATTATATTTCTCATCATCAGGATTCTGGAAGTTTAAAAGAAAAATTGTATAAGTTTTTGCAATCATTTAATCTAAAATACAAAAGAAATATTCTTTCAGAGCGTATAAAAAAAGGTTCAAAAGTTTTGGATTATGGTTGCGGAGCAGGCGAATTTGTAAAATTTATAGAAAATAATTTTGAAACTTTCGGATTCGAGCCCAACGATGACGCAAGAAAATCTGCGGAAAATAAAATTTCAAAAGCTAAAATTTTAAACGATTTGGATGTTATTGAAAATAATACATTAGATGCAATAACCCTGTGGCATGTTTTTGAGCATATAGAAAATCAGGAAGAAATGCTGGATATTTTTAATAAGAAGTTAAAAGAGAAAGGACTTCTGATAATAGCTGTTCCCAATCCTACTTCTTATGATGCCAAACATTATAAAGAATATTGGGCAGCTTATGATGTACCAAGACACATCTATCATTTTTCTAAAAATGGTATGGAAAATCTAATTTCAAAAAAATCAAACTGGAAACTCAGAAAAATAAAGCCATTGATACTAGATTCATTTTATATCTCGATGTTAAGCGAAAAATATAAAAAATCACCTCTTTTTTGGCTAAAAGCAATAGTTCACGGAACGATTTCTAACGTAAAAGCATTATTTTCGAATGAATTTTCTAGTTTGATATATATTATCGAAAAAAAGTAG
- the mnmG gene encoding tRNA uridine-5-carboxymethylaminomethyl(34) synthesis enzyme MnmG: MISEIYDVIVVGAGHAGCEAAAAAANLGSKTLLVTMNMQTIGQMSCNPAMGGIAKGQIVREIDAMGGYSGIVADKSAIQFKMLNLSKGPAMWSPRTQNDRMLFAEEWRLALENTPNLDFFQDMVKQLIIENGKAAGVVTSLGIEIRSKSVVLTNGTFLNGLIHVGDKQLGGGRMGEPRAFGITEQLVSLGFEAGRMKTGTPPRVDGRSLDYSKMEEQKGDENPQKFSYLDTPKLTKQLSCHIVYTNETVHDILREGFDRSPMFNGTIQSLGPRYCPSIEDKINRFAERNRHQLFVEPEGWKTVEIYVNGFSSSLPEDVQIKAMKHIPGFENVKVFRPGYAIEYDYFPPTQLKHTLETKLVDHLYFAGQINGTTGYEEAAGQGLIAGINAHNKVKDKEEFILSRDEAYIGVLVDDLITKGTEEPYRMFTSRAEYRLLLRQDNADIRLTEKAFQLGLAKDERLKKVEQKIEKSQELETFLRETSLKPGIINPILESIESNPVDQAYRASQFLTRPNITLDKLDEIDVIREFSSQFDDEVREQAEVNIKYKGYIEKEKENVAKLNRLENVKIPEDFDYLKISSLSAEAKQKMNNVRPKTVAQAGRISGVSPADINVLLVYLAK, encoded by the coding sequence ATGATTTCAGAGATATATGATGTAATCGTTGTGGGTGCCGGTCACGCAGGATGTGAGGCAGCTGCAGCAGCCGCTAATCTAGGTTCTAAAACTTTATTGGTAACAATGAATATGCAGACCATAGGACAGATGAGCTGTAACCCAGCAATGGGAGGTATTGCAAAAGGGCAAATTGTAAGAGAAATCGATGCAATGGGTGGTTACTCCGGTATTGTTGCAGATAAATCTGCCATACAGTTTAAGATGCTTAACCTATCCAAAGGTCCTGCAATGTGGTCTCCAAGAACACAAAATGACAGAATGTTATTTGCCGAAGAATGGCGTTTAGCGTTAGAAAACACTCCAAATCTTGACTTTTTTCAGGATATGGTAAAGCAGCTTATTATAGAAAATGGAAAGGCAGCGGGAGTCGTAACTTCATTAGGAATTGAAATAAGATCCAAATCTGTAGTTCTTACCAACGGTACTTTCCTAAATGGTTTAATTCACGTAGGAGATAAACAGCTAGGCGGTGGAAGAATGGGTGAACCTAGAGCTTTCGGAATTACCGAACAATTGGTTTCTTTAGGTTTCGAAGCTGGTAGAATGAAGACAGGAACTCCTCCAAGAGTAGATGGAAGAAGCCTGGATTACTCTAAAATGGAAGAGCAGAAAGGTGATGAAAATCCTCAAAAATTCAGCTATTTAGATACTCCTAAATTAACCAAGCAGTTAAGCTGCCATATCGTTTATACTAATGAAACGGTACATGATATTTTACGTGAAGGGTTTGACAGAAGTCCAATGTTTAATGGTACAATCCAAAGTTTAGGACCAAGATACTGCCCAAGTATCGAAGATAAAATAAACCGTTTTGCAGAACGTAACAGACACCAGCTTTTTGTAGAACCTGAAGGATGGAAAACCGTAGAAATTTATGTAAACGGATTCAGTTCTTCTCTTCCGGAAGATGTACAGATAAAAGCAATGAAACACATTCCGGGCTTTGAAAACGTAAAAGTTTTCCGTCCTGGTTATGCTATTGAATATGACTACTTCCCTCCTACTCAGCTAAAGCATACTTTGGAAACAAAATTGGTTGATCATTTATATTTTGCAGGACAAATAAACGGAACTACAGGATATGAAGAAGCAGCTGGACAGGGTTTAATTGCAGGGATTAACGCTCATAATAAAGTTAAAGACAAAGAAGAATTCATCCTAAGCAGAGATGAAGCTTATATAGGCGTTCTGGTTGATGATTTAATTACCAAAGGTACTGAAGAACCTTACAGAATGTTCACTTCAAGAGCAGAATACAGACTTCTTTTAAGACAGGATAATGCAGATATCAGATTAACTGAAAAAGCATTTCAACTGGGATTAGCAAAAGACGAAAGACTCAAAAAAGTGGAACAAAAAATAGAAAAAAGTCAGGAACTTGAAACTTTTTTACGTGAAACTTCTTTAAAACCTGGTATAATAAATCCTATTTTAGAAAGCATTGAAAGCAATCCTGTAGATCAGGCTTACAGAGCATCACAGTTTCTTACAAGACCCAATATTACCTTAGATAAACTGGATGAAATCGATGTAATTAGAGAATTTTCTTCTCAATTTGATGATGAAGTTAGAGAACAGGCCGAAGTAAATATCAAGTATAAAGGTTATATAGAAAAGGAAAAAGAAAATGTTGCAAAGCTTAACCGCTTAGAAAATGTAAAAATACCGGAAGATTTTGATTATTTAAAAATTTCAAGTTTATCTGCCGAAGCAAAACAAAAAATGAATAATGTAAGACCAAAAACTGTTGCTCAAGCCGGAAGAATAAGTGGTGTTTCTCCTGCAGACATCAATGTTTTATTGGTTTATTTAGCTAAATAA
- a CDS encoding thymidine kinase has protein sequence MFLENTINHSKQSGWMEVICGSMFSGKTEELIRRLRRAEMAGQNVEIFKPKIDVRYSEDDVISHNQTKIRSTPVENPNEILLLASNCDVVGIDEAQFFDESIVDVANQLANNGIRVVIAGLDMDFLGRPFGPMPNLMATAEYVTKVHAICRRTGNLANYSMRTSSGKDLVELGETEAYDAVSRRVFVDEVLNKK, from the coding sequence ATGTTTTTAGAAAATACAATTAATCATTCCAAACAGAGCGGTTGGATGGAAGTTATTTGTGGCTCAATGTTTTCCGGAAAAACTGAAGAGCTCATTCGGAGGCTGAGAAGAGCAGAAATGGCAGGACAGAATGTGGAGATTTTTAAACCAAAAATTGATGTGCGTTACTCGGAAGATGATGTAATTTCTCATAATCAAACCAAAATACGGAGTACACCGGTAGAAAATCCCAACGAAATTCTTCTTTTGGCTTCCAATTGTGATGTAGTGGGAATAGATGAAGCTCAGTTTTTCGACGAAAGCATTGTAGATGTAGCCAATCAACTGGCAAATAACGGAATACGTGTAGTTATTGCAGGATTGGATATGGATTTCTTAGGAAGACCTTTCGGACCCATGCCTAATCTGATGGCAACCGCAGAATATGTAACTAAAGTGCATGCAATTTGTAGAAGAACAGGAAATCTCGCCAATTATTCTATGAGAACTTCTTCGGGTAAAGATCTTGTAGAGCTCGGAGAAACAGAAGCTTACGATGCTGTGAGCAGAAGAGTTTTTGTAGATGAAGTTTTAAACAAAAAATAA
- a CDS encoding bifunctional UDP-N-acetylmuramoyl-tripeptide:D-alanyl-D-alanine ligase/alanine racemase encodes MNYTAHQIAEISNAKVIGNESLLIKNIAFDSRIIYSTKNTAFIAINTHKNSGEKFIESAIDRGIKVIISEHHFPQFENITWIIVENSVEFLQKLAKYHFENAHLKSVGITGSNGKTILKEWLYQCLWNEFSTVKSPKSFNSQIGLPLSLLQINDSHQLGIFEVGISKPHEMEKLENIFHPQIGLLTHIGTAHLANFNSEEELIDEKIQLFKHSEVIIYNGDNELVSKKIKEIYSSKKLISYGFKNLNNVHYKNGISKNEDVVIQYFDEEISFPVHQIDEATLSNALALVTVLKELGLDNKKIVEKINALKAVEMRLEAIEGVKKNIIINDSFNLDLDSLKTALQFLNEYRKPKKSLVLTDIIGVNANANELYEEVADLVNDQNFDCVFLIGNEISEFHKLFKARTFTFINTQELIDSKYLNDLENQIILLKGARKFEIERIKDILELRKHDTVLEINLNALLHNINYHKSLLKTSTKMMAMVKANSYGLGSYEISEFLQHHHIDYLGVAFVDEGVELRKKGITVPIIVMNPEQHSYETVIEYNLEPEIYSFRVLELFYEAVQKSGYDKKYPVHIKLETGMHRLGFKKFELDELSNTLINTNLKVQSIFSHLSSSDVPNEKDFTLHQLEVFEENSNYLINKLGYKPIRHILNSSGITNYTDYQYDMVRIGIGMLGESSNPEIQKQLRSVVSFKTVISQISLVENGESVGYSRKFKTDHPTKIATIPVGYADGIPRLIGNMAGNVGIHKVLAPIVGNVCMDMMMINIDHINTVKEGDSVTIFNAKPSLKEFAEYCKTITYEVLTSISPRVKRIYIKD; translated from the coding sequence ATGAATTATACAGCACATCAAATCGCAGAAATTTCCAATGCAAAAGTTATTGGAAACGAAAGTTTATTAATTAAAAACATTGCTTTTGACAGCAGAATTATATATTCAACAAAAAATACTGCTTTCATTGCCATCAATACTCATAAAAATTCTGGTGAAAAGTTCATTGAATCTGCCATCGACAGAGGTATAAAAGTGATTATTTCTGAGCATCATTTCCCACAATTTGAGAATATCACCTGGATAATTGTTGAAAATTCGGTGGAATTTCTTCAAAAATTAGCCAAATATCATTTCGAAAATGCTCATCTAAAATCGGTAGGAATTACAGGCAGTAACGGAAAAACCATTTTAAAAGAATGGCTCTATCAATGTCTGTGGAATGAATTTTCAACTGTAAAAAGCCCTAAAAGCTTCAACTCTCAAATCGGGTTGCCGCTTTCTCTTCTTCAAATTAACGATTCTCACCAGCTCGGAATTTTTGAAGTGGGAATTTCCAAACCTCATGAAATGGAAAAATTGGAAAATATTTTCCATCCCCAGATTGGTTTGCTTACCCATATAGGAACTGCACATCTTGCCAATTTTAATTCGGAAGAGGAGCTTATAGATGAGAAAATACAACTTTTTAAACATTCTGAAGTCATTATCTATAACGGCGATAATGAGTTGGTTTCTAAAAAGATAAAAGAAATATATTCAAGTAAAAAATTAATATCATACGGATTTAAAAACTTGAATAATGTTCATTATAAAAATGGAATTTCCAAAAATGAAGATGTTGTAATACAATATTTTGATGAGGAAATCTCTTTCCCGGTCCATCAGATAGATGAAGCTACTCTGTCCAATGCTTTGGCTCTGGTAACTGTTTTGAAAGAACTCGGACTTGATAATAAAAAAATAGTAGAAAAAATTAATGCCCTGAAAGCTGTTGAGATGAGACTTGAAGCGATTGAGGGAGTTAAAAAGAATATTATTATTAATGATTCGTTCAACCTAGATTTGGATTCGCTGAAAACAGCTTTGCAATTTCTGAATGAATATAGAAAGCCAAAAAAATCTCTTGTTTTAACGGATATTATTGGAGTGAATGCCAATGCTAATGAGCTTTACGAAGAGGTTGCCGATTTGGTAAATGACCAAAACTTCGATTGTGTATTTTTAATCGGCAATGAAATAAGCGAATTTCATAAACTTTTCAAAGCTAGAACTTTCACTTTTATTAATACTCAGGAACTTATTGATAGTAAGTATCTTAATGATCTTGAAAATCAAATTATTCTTCTGAAAGGTGCACGAAAATTTGAAATTGAAAGAATAAAAGATATTCTGGAACTCCGTAAGCATGATACGGTTTTGGAAATCAACCTCAACGCTCTTCTTCATAATATTAATTATCATAAATCTCTGCTGAAAACATCTACTAAGATGATGGCAATGGTAAAGGCAAATTCTTATGGATTAGGAAGTTATGAGATTTCAGAGTTTCTTCAGCATCATCATATTGATTATCTGGGTGTTGCTTTTGTAGATGAAGGAGTAGAACTTAGAAAAAAAGGAATTACCGTTCCTATTATCGTTATGAACCCTGAACAGCACAGTTATGAAACGGTAATAGAATACAATTTGGAACCAGAAATTTATAGTTTCAGAGTTTTAGAGTTGTTTTATGAAGCAGTTCAGAAATCCGGCTACGATAAAAAATATCCTGTCCATATTAAACTGGAAACAGGAATGCATCGCCTTGGTTTTAAAAAATTTGAACTCGATGAATTAAGTAATACTTTAATTAATACAAATTTAAAAGTTCAAAGTATTTTCAGTCATTTATCGTCTTCTGATGTACCCAATGAGAAAGATTTTACTTTACATCAACTGGAAGTTTTTGAGGAAAATTCGAACTATTTAATAAATAAACTTGGATATAAGCCTATTAGACATATTCTTAATTCTTCAGGAATCACCAATTATACAGATTATCAATACGATATGGTGAGAATTGGTATAGGAATGCTTGGTGAATCATCCAACCCCGAGATACAGAAACAACTACGTTCGGTAGTAAGTTTTAAGACAGTTATTTCTCAGATTTCTTTGGTAGAAAACGGAGAATCTGTTGGTTATAGCAGAAAATTTAAGACAGATCATCCTACCAAAATTGCGACCATACCTGTAGGATATGCAGATGGAATCCCACGTTTAATAGGAAATATGGCAGGAAATGTAGGCATTCATAAAGTATTAGCTCCTATTGTAGGAAATGTATGTATGGATATGATGATGATTAATATAGATCATATCAACACTGTTAAAGAAGGAGATTCTGTAACCATTTTTAATGCAAAACCATCGCTTAAAGAGTTTGCAGAGTATTGCAAAACCATCACTTATGAAGTTTTAACATCTATTTCACCTCGTGTGAAAAGGATTTATATAAAAGATTAA
- a CDS encoding patatin-like phospholipase family protein, translated as MRKILTLIFLLSLITIHSQVKKNLKIPANPKIGLSLAGGGAKGFSHIGVLKVLDSLGVKVDYISGTSMGAIVGGLYAAGYTGKDIEKIVMNTDFYSLIRDPKSRKESTFFNKSVDKYLFSIPLQNGKITLPSSISSGQKNVYLLKELFKNVSNIDDFSKLPIPFMCVATNLESGNMEIFEKGDLVQSIMASSAFPSLMDPVKIGDSIYIDGAMTVNYPSKPLKDKGIDIVIGVDLNQDLSKREDLNNIISILNQIIDFGIKKDTKRQYRYTDINIKPNLDGMTSTSYDDKKKILDSGYVEGLKYTEILNQLPKRNFERLRQTVNPVFSNVYKIDSLYIDGSRIYGKNYVLGKMGLHLPSLQTYGNINKGIDKLIATNNYRFINYDIVSENNSNYLKLYVSEDEARHFLKVGLHYDEIFKTGLLLNYSAKRLLFKNSNLSFDVIVGDKPRYYLNYFVDNGYIPGFGLYSSGMSFDIKDESNYNKENWDWLRNEVYIQSTWKDKFAIGGGISHDYFVGESNTFVKKYSRFINPYVFLKSDTQNDKDFATRGIYINAEGKVIDLMKSEVDKRIVQVQADIRINVPLSKQFAFRLNLYGGITIGENTPDFYRYRLGGIFEQNIVNFKSFSGFYFAQLSSNNVVLISNDLQFNFNKNYFITGNFSFANLSDDISFEDAVKLNYSSAGITAGYKSPFGQIKINFSHSLKNNQKGIFSVILGHWF; from the coding sequence ATGAGAAAAATTCTGACTTTAATTTTTCTGCTTTCATTAATTACGATTCATTCTCAGGTTAAAAAAAATCTGAAAATACCTGCTAATCCTAAAATTGGTCTTTCTCTTGCGGGCGGCGGTGCAAAAGGTTTTTCTCATATTGGTGTTCTTAAAGTTTTAGACTCTCTTGGGGTAAAAGTAGACTACATATCCGGAACCAGCATGGGAGCTATTGTTGGAGGGTTGTATGCCGCCGGATATACCGGTAAAGATATCGAGAAAATTGTGATGAATACCGATTTCTACTCTCTCATCAGAGATCCTAAATCCAGAAAAGAAAGTACATTTTTTAACAAGTCTGTAGATAAATATTTATTTTCTATTCCTCTACAAAACGGTAAAATAACACTTCCATCATCCATTAGTTCTGGACAGAAAAATGTGTACTTGCTTAAAGAATTGTTTAAAAATGTATCTAATATTGACGATTTTTCTAAGCTCCCTATTCCGTTTATGTGTGTAGCAACTAATCTGGAAAGTGGAAATATGGAAATTTTTGAGAAAGGTGATCTCGTACAATCTATCATGGCAAGTTCTGCCTTTCCTTCCTTAATGGATCCCGTGAAAATTGGAGACAGTATTTATATTGATGGGGCAATGACGGTAAATTATCCATCAAAACCTCTTAAAGATAAAGGAATTGATATCGTTATTGGTGTAGATCTCAATCAGGATTTATCCAAACGTGAAGATTTGAACAATATTATCTCTATTCTAAACCAGATTATAGACTTCGGAATTAAAAAAGATACAAAAAGGCAATATAGATATACCGATATTAATATCAAGCCCAACCTTGATGGCATGACTTCCACTAGCTATGATGACAAGAAAAAAATACTAGACAGTGGTTATGTTGAAGGGTTAAAATATACCGAAATACTTAACCAACTACCTAAAAGAAATTTTGAACGCCTAAGACAGACCGTAAATCCCGTATTTTCTAACGTCTATAAGATTGATAGTCTTTATATCGATGGAAGCCGTATTTACGGTAAAAACTATGTTTTAGGGAAAATGGGACTGCATCTCCCCTCTTTACAAACCTATGGAAACATTAATAAAGGCATAGATAAGCTTATTGCTACCAATAACTATCGTTTTATTAATTATGATATTGTTTCAGAAAATAATTCAAACTATCTTAAATTATATGTAAGTGAAGATGAAGCAAGACATTTTTTGAAAGTTGGCTTACATTATGATGAAATTTTTAAAACCGGATTGTTACTCAACTATTCCGCAAAAAGATTATTGTTTAAAAACTCTAACCTTTCTTTTGATGTAATCGTAGGAGATAAACCCAGATATTATTTAAATTACTTTGTAGATAACGGTTATATTCCAGGATTTGGATTGTATTCTTCGGGCATGAGTTTCGATATAAAAGATGAAAGCAATTACAATAAAGAGAATTGGGACTGGCTAAGAAATGAAGTTTACATTCAGTCTACATGGAAAGATAAGTTTGCTATAGGAGGTGGTATAAGCCACGACTATTTTGTAGGTGAATCTAATACATTTGTGAAAAAATACAGCAGATTTATAAATCCTTATGTTTTTCTAAAAAGCGATACCCAAAATGATAAAGATTTTGCTACCCGAGGTATCTATATCAATGCAGAAGGTAAGGTGATAGATCTCATGAAATCTGAAGTAGACAAAAGAATAGTTCAGGTACAAGCAGATATTAGAATAAATGTTCCGTTATCCAAACAATTTGCATTTAGACTTAATTTATACGGAGGAATTACTATTGGCGAAAATACACCTGATTTTTACAGATACAGATTAGGAGGAATCTTCGAACAGAATATAGTTAATTTTAAATCATTTTCTGGTTTCTATTTCGCGCAGTTATCTTCTAATAATGTAGTTTTAATATCTAATGACTTACAGTTTAATTTCAATAAAAACTATTTCATTACGGGAAATTTTTCATTTGCCAATTTATCAGATGACATCAGTTTCGAAGATGCGGTAAAACTCAATTACAGTTCCGCTGGGATTACTGCCGGTTACAAATCACCATTCGGACAGATAAAAATCAATTTTAGTCACTCACTCAAAAATAATCAAAAAGGTATATTCAGTGTAATTTTAGGACACTGGTTTTAA
- the ybeY gene encoding rRNA maturation RNase YbeY produces the protein MIQYFYEDITEIVNANYKQWLEEIILAEQKKLGEINYIFCNDEYLLKVNQDYLQHDYFTDIITFDYVKGKTISGDIFVSLQRISDNSSTLLKDYEEELRRVLAHGILHLCGYKDKKEEEEKLMRSKEDFYLEKYK, from the coding sequence ATGATACAGTATTTTTACGAAGACATTACAGAAATTGTTAATGCAAATTATAAACAATGGCTGGAAGAAATAATTCTTGCAGAGCAAAAAAAACTAGGTGAAATTAATTACATATTCTGTAATGATGAATATTTGCTTAAAGTAAATCAAGACTATTTGCAGCACGATTACTTTACAGATATCATTACCTTCGACTATGTAAAGGGTAAAACCATTAGCGGTGATATTTTTGTATCTTTGCAGCGCATTTCCGACAACTCCTCTACTCTACTGAAAGATTATGAAGAAGAACTGAGGAGAGTTTTGGCTCATGGAATTCTTCATCTTTGCGGTTATAAAGATAAAAAAGAAGAAGAAGAAAAGTTGATGCGGAGTAAAGAAGATTTTTATCTCGAAAAATATAAATAA